One Dromiciops gliroides isolate mDroGli1 chromosome 3, mDroGli1.pri, whole genome shotgun sequence DNA segment encodes these proteins:
- the LOC122751963 gene encoding translocon-associated protein subunit delta-like, protein MLSVLALGRWRDLMEASLEPAPASAHRCLILLLLLLILLSGCSADPCTDPVITPSYYTTSDAVISTETVFIVEISLMCKNGAQNVALYADVNGKRFPVTRGQDIGRYQVSWSLEHKNAHSGTYEVKFFDEESYSLLRKAQRNNEDISAIRPLFTVSVDHRGCLEWAMGLY, encoded by the coding sequence ATGCTCAGTGTGCTCGCGCTTGGGCGTTGGAGAGATCTGATGGAGGCCTCCCTGGAGCCCGCCCCGGCCTCCGCCCACCGATGCCTTatcctcctgctcctgctcctcatCTTGCTCTCTGGCTGCTCAGCGGATCCCTGCACTGATCCTGTGATTACTCCTTCCTACTACACCACCTCGGATGCAGTCATTTCCACTGAGACTGTTTTCATCGTTGAGATCTCTTTGATGTGCAAGAATGGGGCACAGAACGTAGCCCTCTATGCTGATGTTAATGGAAAGCGGTTTCCAGTGACACGTGGCCAGGATATCGGACGTTATCAGGTATCCTGGAGCTTGGAACATAAGAATGCCCATTCTGGAACCTATGAAGTCAAATTCTTTGATGAAGAATCCTACAGTCTTCTGAGAAAGGCCCAGAGAAACAATGAAGATATTTCAGCCATTAGACCCTTGTTCACAGTCAGTGTGGATCACCGGGGGTGCCTGGAATGGGCCATGGGTCTCTACTGA